The sequence tgcttccaacggtgtctctaggaacattcagtgccttcactcTCTTTGTATCCTGTTACTTGTTTGTGAAGGTGATGATCTCTTTTTAACTTTGACACTCAAACcactagccagttcaggtatttcgaatgttccagctcaagcaactaatgaagcccttgattagttgtgtgaagtgtgcttgagacaacaggTGTTTTTCATATTTAAATCGGAATTTACACAATTGAATAGGACATTGAAAAATCACCTATAAAGTGTATAATGTTTTTCCCCCAGGATATGCTCAGTTGACttttaaatttcaataaaaaaaaaaaaaaaacagttagtgTTACTGATACAAAACTgcacaattcactgccatttaggagttaaatcactttgtttatgcagtcataGTCACgcccccctgcatgtgacttgcacaaccttcctgaacaattcctgtaaagagtcacctAATGTCtacactttattgcaaattatgtttaatttaaaatgtcttatctcctgctcagttAATAGCTTGCcataccctgcaggagcctcctgtgtgtgattaaagttcaatttacagaactggagataaaaatatttttagagtaagttacatctgattgaaaatgaacccATTTAgttttcatgtaggctgtcagtcacagccacttgaggtgtggctagggctgcataaacagaaacaaaacgggataaactcctaaatggcagtgaaacttAAGAGGCATGATctttataccaaaactgcttcattaagccaacgttgttttggtgactatagtgttcctttaaggttgtgTTATGTATGTAAATAAGGAATCAAAAGAAAGCCATATCTCCTTTaaaaattttataaataatatgtacggttgaacttttaaaaataaatttttctatTGTGGTAGAATGTAGACAtggcaaaagtgtcaaaaaggccTTTTCACAAAACGGTCACATCTCAAAAAAGGCTTAGTCTTTACTGGGTTTGCATTAGGCACTGTAATATCATTATTTCGAACACAGTTGGGCTCATTATGTGAATGTACACTTATGAGCAGTCTTTACTCAAATGATTAATTCAACAatgaaaatttattatttttttactgctatcCTATGGTTACACAGTAGCTACAGGTGCTTGCAAGGGCATTGTTGAGcagaacaaaaaaacagaaacaagggCATCAAAGCATGGGAAATTGCATGGCCCCAACCACACTTATTAACTTCAGACCCTCCATGGATCAGTGCCAAAATTAGACCCAGAGCTTTTCAGGTCAGGTGTCCAACCCATGAAATTACCTTCAGCAACACCTCAGGGGGCTTAatttaaaatctaaataaatgtaaaagaaaaaaaatcatatgacTAACGAGCAAATGCAACAGCTAATCTGTAGTAATACTTACTGGAGCAGTGCAATTTCACTGGTGGAAGGCACAGTTCTTTGGCAATGTCTGTGTTCTTGATTGTCATTGCCTCATCAACCTGTAGAGCACAGAAGATTTTGAACATTTTCCATATGAAATCTTACAGTCTCAAAACAATGCACTACATAGACACATATAAATAGAGAACTATACTCTTATACACTGGTCAGCAGGGACAATCTGCTTTTTATTGCATAGTTCAGAACCAAAATGTCAGAATGCagtagcatgatctatacactaaaactgcttcatggagttcaagttgttatggtgcctagagtgttcctttaagtaaacatGGTTTTAATAACATAGCAACTAGACAACCTTACTAAGCATTCAcctgaacaaaaaaataaaataaaaataaaaacccttGCCTGGGTCACTCTGTGTCAATGACAGAGCAATGTCTGATGGGCCAGGAAGATACTGTGCTCTCAAACTGAAAAGGTCTGACAAAGCTGTTAGAAATACATAGCTGCTATCAGCTTATTCAGCAGTTCCACTCATTAAGTTGCATGAATCAAACAGTTGCTTTAAGTtgaactacatgtcccataatcCCCCTGTGGACACAGGTATATAGTATAAGTCTAGATAAGAGACTATTGACTCGTGGACTCTTTTCTTGGCTCTGTGTTCCTGCTGCTGCTACTGTTTGCCTAGGTGTTTTCAGCATCTAAAGATACTTTAAAAGGAAAATAtcttttattttgctttgttaATATTGATACCATACATTGATATGTGGATCACCTCCTTCATAGAGCTTCCCTTAGACGTATGGAGGTGGCATTTCACTTTATATATAATAAGCTACAGAAAACAGTGTTTACCTAAGCATTATTGCATGCTGCAACCTTCATTATGGCAATTGGCAAAAATCAGATAGCCCAGTCAACTGCAGAATATATAAACCTAAAATGAAGTTACCGTTTTTCCTTTCACCCATTCAGTAACTAATGAGCTGGATGCAATAGCAGAGCCACATCCAAAGGTCTTGAATCTTGCTTCCACAATCTTCCCGCTCCCATCAACTTCTATCTGCAAGACAGAACAGTACAAGACTCACTGTTAAAGACGTTATCAGCTTAAGAGACCGTGGACAATTAGCATACCACTGGAATTTAAACACCTGGAAATACAATTTGTGAACATCgaaaaatgtacaaaacaaacCTTGGTccttataaagaaaataaaaatctacAATAGGGTAAATGTTTTTGCTACTCTTCAAGTCCATATTGCAGGAATTAATCAAGGCTGAAAAAGCAAGAGTCAACATGTTATGAAAGAAAAGTATACATGACCTACTTACTTGGAGTTTCATAACATCTCCACATGCAGGAGCACCAACCAAACCAGTTCCTACATTCTTAGAGTTCTTGTCAAGGGATCCAACATTTCTTGGATTTTCATAGTGATCCACTACCTGCAAGACATTTATGCAATGATTAGCAGAAGCAACTGTCCAGCACTGACCTTGAGAAATTGTCCTCTAACACAGACTAACAAATGTATCACTTAGGGAGAGAATAAAACCAAACCGGCTAAGCACACACCTAATGAGAGCAGTAATGCAGAGTTGGGCAGCATTTGACCTATTTATGAGGTAGGAGATATGCAcctacaagtaaaaaaaaaaaatatatatatatatatatga comes from Pelobates fuscus isolate aPelFus1 chromosome 5, aPelFus1.pri, whole genome shotgun sequence and encodes:
- the ISCU gene encoding iron-sulfur cluster assembly enzyme ISCU, encoding MASVGRLFCSAWTKCRVPELSVPCAGYHKKVVDHYENPRNVGSLDKNSKNVGTGLVGAPACGDVMKLQIEVDGSGKIVEARFKTFGCGSAIASSSLVTEWVKGKTVDEAMTIKNTDIAKELCLPPVKLHCSMLAEDAIRAALADYRLKQDKEQSAASG